In Rutidosis leptorrhynchoides isolate AG116_Rl617_1_P2 chromosome 2, CSIRO_AGI_Rlap_v1, whole genome shotgun sequence, one genomic interval encodes:
- the LOC139888385 gene encoding uncharacterized protein, whose amino-acid sequence MLESQKEATVADRISNVNSNSIGIWDWSRSPSGRALDELTELTNLISSVSISDRPDSWKFSLDASDIFTTSLSNLINALKYDVHSRNILLPRNKFVPQKVFVFTWRVIQLKIPVRSELDKKGIDLHTILCPLCDHHIETIEHELITCPKVSPIWTQMLDWWNQNNTSISDINDAIISDQGFPHNTVGSSLWKATKWIACYIIWKHRNLKVFSNKMCNPAMLISEIQIQSYSWISNRSRKKNPIEWHQWLLNPSFYTAPPPNRMGIG is encoded by the coding sequence ATGTTGGAATCTCAAAAAGAAGCAACTGTTGCCGACAGAATTTCGAATGTTAATTCCAACTCAATCGGAATCTGGGATTGGTCCCGATCACCCAGCGGTCGGGCATTGGACGAACTGACGGAACTCACTAATTTAATATCATCCGTAAGTATTTCAGATCGCCCCGATTCATGGAAATTTTCCCTTGACGCCTCCGACATCTTCACTACATCTTTATCAAATCTGATCAATGCACTCAAATACGACGTCCATTCTCGAAACATACTACTTCCTCGCAACAAATTCGTTCCACAAAAGGTCTTCGTATTCACATGGAGAGTCATACAGCTAAAAATCCCTGTTAGAAGTGAACTAGATAAAAAGGGAATCGATTTACACACCATTTTATGTCCCTTATGCGATCATCATATTGAAACCATTGAACACGAGTTGATTACTTGCCCTAAGGTGTCTCCAATTTGGACACAAATGCTTGATTGGTGGAACCAAAATAACACTTCAATTTCCGACATCAATGATGCCATCATCTCTGATCAAGGTTTCCCACATAACACCGTTGGATCTTCTTTATGGAAAGCTACTAAATGGATTGCGTGCTACATTATATGGAAACATAGAAACCTAAAAGTCTTCTCAAATAAAATGTGCAATCCCGCTATGCTTATCTCCGAAATTCAAATTCAAAGTTATAGCTGGATCTCAAACAGATCTCGGAAGAAAAATCCAATTGAATGGCACCAATGGCTCCTTAACCCCTCCTTTTATACGGCACCGCCTCCAAATCGCATGGGAATTGGCTAA